A single Candidatus Zymogenus saltonus DNA region contains:
- a CDS encoding glycosyltransferase family 2 protein, which yields MKLSIVVPVYNEENTIEEILRRVDSAIIETVAEREIIVVDDFSTDGTRIKLEGLARSRKDLKVLYHDKNRGKGAALRTGFMALTGDLVVIQDADLEYDPSEYGKLLGPIVDGIADVVYGSRFLGSPQGSIYFWHYRANKLLTLLSNTMNNINLTDMETCYKVFKSEVLRELTFRSNRFGFEPEFTAKITRRKHRIYEIPISYYGRTYKEGKKIGWRDGILAVFYIIWYRFFN from the coding sequence ATGAAATTGTCTATTGTCGTTCCGGTCTATAACGAGGAGAATACCATCGAAGAGATATTGAGGAGGGTCGATTCGGCCATAATCGAAACGGTAGCCGAAAGGGAGATTATCGTAGTCGATGATTTCTCCACGGACGGAACAAGGATTAAGTTGGAGGGGCTGGCAAGGAGCAGAAAAGACCTGAAGGTTTTATATCACGACAAAAACAGGGGGAAGGGGGCCGCGTTGAGGACCGGATTTATGGCTTTAACCGGGGACTTGGTTGTAATTCAGGACGCAGATCTCGAATACGACCCAAGCGAGTACGGGAAGCTCCTGGGACCCATCGTCGACGGGATTGCGGACGTGGTGTACGGCTCGCGTTTTTTGGGAAGCCCCCAAGGGTCCATTTATTTCTGGCACTACAGAGCGAACAAGCTCCTTACGCTGCTTTCCAACACGATGAACAACATAAATCTCACGGACATGGAGACCTGCTACAAAGTCTTCAAAAGCGAGGTGTTGAGGGAGCTTACCTTCAGATCGAACAGGTTCGGCTTTGAGCCGGAGTTCACAGCCAAGATTACAAGAAGGAAACATAGGATATACGAGATTCCCATCAGCTACTATGGGCGCACGTACAAGGAGGGTAAGAAAATCGGCTGGAGGGACGGGATTCTGGCTGTATTCTACATCATCTGGTACAGGTTTTTTAATTGA